A genomic segment from Propioniciclava sp. MC1595 encodes:
- a CDS encoding DUF2277 domain-containing protein: protein MCRNIRPLFNFEPPAYPDEVHEAALQYVRKISGMNKPSIANTAAFDAAVAEIEAATQKLIASLSTTAAPKDREVEREKARARNAARFGAA from the coding sequence ATGTGCCGCAACATTCGTCCGCTGTTCAACTTCGAACCACCCGCCTACCCCGACGAGGTGCACGAGGCGGCGCTGCAGTACGTCCGCAAGATCAGCGGCATGAACAAGCCCTCGATCGCCAACACCGCCGCCTTCGACGCCGCGGTCGCCGAGATCGAGGCGGCGACCCAGAAGCTGATCGCGTCGCTGTCCACGACCGCCGCACCCAAGGACCGCGAGGTCGAGCGCGAGAAGGCCCGCGCCCGCAACGCGGCACGCTTCGGTGCTGCCTGA
- a CDS encoding DNA-3-methyladenine glycosylase: MLPDLTRRALEVAPGLVGCVLTVRGVAVRIVEVEAYEGADDPASHAWRGPTARNAVMFGPAGHVYVYTMHGHACMNLVCGPAGVASAVLLRAGEVVAGLEEARSRRPGVRDAWLARGPGNLCRALGVTRADDGAELGAFGVGAANWSLGPGTPPDAVASGVRVNVSRAFDRPWRFWDPASAAVSAAKLHPAARLVDPGQASG, from the coding sequence GTGCTGCCTGACCTGACCCGCCGCGCCCTGGAAGTCGCTCCCGGGCTGGTGGGGTGCGTCCTGACGGTGCGCGGCGTGGCGGTGCGGATCGTCGAGGTCGAGGCCTACGAGGGCGCCGACGACCCCGCCTCGCACGCGTGGCGCGGACCGACCGCGCGCAACGCCGTCATGTTCGGACCGGCCGGGCACGTGTACGTGTACACGATGCACGGGCACGCCTGCATGAACCTGGTCTGCGGGCCTGCTGGCGTCGCGTCCGCCGTGCTGCTGCGGGCCGGTGAGGTGGTGGCGGGGCTCGAGGAGGCGAGGTCACGGCGTCCGGGCGTGCGGGACGCCTGGCTCGCCCGCGGCCCCGGCAACCTGTGCCGCGCCCTCGGCGTGACCCGGGCGGACGACGGGGCCGAGTTGGGCGCGTTCGGGGTGGGGGCGGCCAACTGGTCGCTGGGCCCCGGTACGCCCCCGGACGCCGTGGCGTCCGGGGTGCGCGTCAACGTGTCCCGGGCGTTCGACCGGCCGTGGCGGTTCTGGGACCCGGCCTCGGCCGCCGTGTCGGCGGCCAAGCTGCACCCGGCCGCACGACTCGTCGACCCGGGTCAGGCCAGCGGGTAG
- a CDS encoding GNAT family N-acetyltransferase, whose protein sequence is MTEPIATTDRAELLTFIVAQQASPASATAYLGDEAAGVEAELEGLDQPWLETARVMRDQDGKLTAAALAEWDTEVGRAWVHGPWVAEGPFVEVGEALLRAVATQCPKGIGEYEFSGDVANTGMSDLGAHLGWRASKVNHAYEVSADAITHWPSVDGVRLATEADLPALGALHGSEFPNTYATTAQLLTRHTTLVVERGGAVVGYASGQLQDDGHAYIDFMAVDAGHRGLGLARGLLGELARLLAASGAPGKVHLTVEDDRAPAIALYESLGMRRAISLRGYRGPLG, encoded by the coding sequence GTGACTGAACCCATCGCCACCACCGATCGCGCCGAACTCCTGACCTTCATCGTCGCCCAGCAGGCCTCCCCCGCCTCGGCGACGGCCTACCTCGGCGACGAGGCCGCCGGCGTGGAGGCCGAGCTGGAGGGCCTCGACCAGCCCTGGCTCGAGACCGCGCGCGTGATGCGCGACCAGGACGGCAAGCTCACCGCCGCCGCCCTCGCCGAGTGGGACACCGAGGTGGGCCGCGCCTGGGTCCACGGCCCGTGGGTGGCCGAGGGCCCCTTCGTCGAGGTCGGCGAGGCGCTGCTGCGCGCGGTGGCCACCCAGTGCCCGAAGGGCATCGGCGAGTACGAGTTCAGCGGCGACGTCGCGAACACGGGCATGTCCGACCTCGGCGCGCACCTGGGCTGGCGCGCGTCCAAGGTGAACCACGCCTACGAGGTGTCGGCCGATGCGATCACGCACTGGCCGTCGGTCGACGGCGTCCGGCTCGCGACCGAGGCCGACCTGCCCGCACTGGGGGCGCTGCACGGCTCGGAGTTCCCCAACACCTACGCCACGACCGCCCAGCTGCTCACCCGCCACACGACGCTGGTGGTCGAGCGGGGCGGCGCCGTGGTCGGCTACGCCTCCGGCCAACTGCAGGACGACGGGCACGCCTACATCGACTTCATGGCCGTGGACGCCGGCCACCGCGGCCTGGGCCTGGCCCGCGGCCTGCTGGGCGAGCTCGCCCGACTGCTGGCGGCGTCCGGCGCCCCCGGCAAGGTGCACCTCACGGTCGAGGACGACCGGGCCCCCGCCATCGCGCTCTACGAGTCGCTCGGCATGCGCCGGGCGATCTCGCTGCGCGGCTACCGCGGGCCGCTGGGGTAG
- a CDS encoding glycoside hydrolase family 1 protein, which translates to MTASEMLFTTRDLLVGVATASLQIEGGDRNNSWYDWAQIPGTIADGSTPLRATDHWNRWREDTDLMASLGLQTYRMSVEWSRIEPRPGEVDRGVLDRYREEVAAVRAAGIVPLVTLHHFSHPSWFAGLGGWTAPHAVDRFLHLVDVVVDALGGLVTDWVTINEPNVYAVQAHLFGEGPPATRDWGAVRSTLRNMAIAHCRAYHRIHEMQPEAKVGFAHHARVFAPLNPRNPFHRGVAALDRALFQDLLADALLGGRFTRLLGRQPADVTPGRHYDYLGINYYARSAVKGLADGTFPGAPVNDLGWEVHPQGLVEVARELHARYPAPIWVTENGTADAADAFRSRYVFEHLQAMAASDLPFERYYHWCFVDNWEWREGEGPRFGIVALDYETQQRTVRDSGRFLAAVIRDGGVTRTTYEEFVAGQSYPSGPR; encoded by the coding sequence GTGACGGCGTCCGAGATGCTCTTCACCACCCGCGACCTGCTGGTCGGGGTGGCCACGGCGTCCCTGCAGATCGAGGGCGGGGACCGCAACAACAGCTGGTACGACTGGGCGCAGATCCCCGGGACGATCGCCGACGGCTCGACCCCGCTGCGGGCCACCGACCATTGGAACCGGTGGCGCGAGGACACCGACCTGATGGCGTCGCTCGGCCTGCAGACCTACCGCATGTCGGTGGAGTGGTCGCGCATCGAGCCGCGCCCCGGCGAGGTGGATCGCGGGGTCCTCGACCGGTACCGCGAGGAGGTCGCGGCCGTCCGCGCCGCCGGGATCGTGCCGCTCGTCACGCTGCACCACTTCAGCCACCCGTCCTGGTTCGCCGGGCTGGGCGGCTGGACGGCCCCGCACGCGGTCGACCGGTTCCTGCACCTCGTCGACGTCGTCGTGGACGCCCTTGGCGGCCTCGTCACCGACTGGGTCACGATCAACGAGCCCAACGTGTACGCGGTGCAGGCCCACCTGTTCGGGGAGGGGCCGCCCGCCACCCGCGACTGGGGTGCCGTGCGTTCGACCCTGCGGAACATGGCGATCGCGCACTGCCGCGCCTACCACCGCATCCACGAGATGCAGCCCGAGGCGAAGGTCGGCTTCGCGCACCACGCGCGGGTGTTCGCGCCGCTGAACCCGCGCAACCCGTTCCACCGCGGGGTGGCCGCGCTCGACCGCGCCCTGTTCCAGGACCTCCTCGCCGATGCGCTGCTCGGCGGCCGGTTCACCCGCCTGCTCGGGCGCCAGCCCGCCGACGTCACGCCCGGGCGGCACTACGACTACCTCGGCATCAACTACTACGCGCGCAGCGCGGTGAAGGGGCTGGCCGACGGCACGTTCCCCGGCGCGCCGGTCAACGACCTGGGCTGGGAGGTGCACCCGCAGGGGCTGGTCGAGGTGGCCCGCGAGCTGCACGCCCGCTACCCGGCCCCCATCTGGGTCACCGAGAACGGCACCGCGGACGCCGCCGACGCGTTCCGCAGCCGGTACGTGTTCGAGCACCTGCAGGCCATGGCGGCCAGCGACCTGCCGTTCGAGCGCTACTACCACTGGTGCTTCGTCGACAACTGGGAGTGGCGCGAGGGCGAGGGCCCGCGCTTCGGCATCGTCGCGCTCGACTACGAGACCCAGCAGCGCACGGTGCGCGACTCGGGCCGGTTCCTGGCCGCGGTGATCCGTGACGGCGGCGTGACGCGGACGACGTACGAGGAGTTCGTCGCCGGGCAGTCCTACCCCAGCGGCCCGCGGTAG
- a CDS encoding LLM class flavin-dependent oxidoreductase, protein MKAFGFLSFGHYASDPRQGPDAKSMLKDALEIARGADELGVNGAYFRVHHFARQAAAPVPLLAAIAGSTKRIEVGTGVIDMRYENPLHLAEELGGLDLLSDQRVAIGISRGSPEPALRGWEAFGYTGSTDPRGADIARDKFDLFLRAIDGERLADADPRQFGPGQKLRIEPHAPGLRQRIWWGAGTRDTAVWAAQQGVNLMSSTLVTEATGQTLGDLQAEQIDRYREAFAEAGHDWTPRVSVSRSIFPIVDEADQMWLQLRRAEGSDQIGVIDGFRSTFGRSYIDTPDRLVEQLREDAAVMAADTLMLTIPSQLGPEANLRILANFAEHVAPALGWKPNTEGPVAGYPLA, encoded by the coding sequence GTGAAGGCTTTCGGATTCCTCAGTTTCGGCCACTACGCCAGCGACCCGCGGCAGGGTCCTGATGCGAAGAGCATGCTCAAGGACGCCCTGGAGATCGCCCGCGGCGCGGACGAGCTCGGCGTCAACGGCGCCTACTTCCGGGTGCACCACTTCGCCCGCCAGGCCGCCGCACCGGTGCCGCTGCTCGCCGCCATCGCCGGCAGCACGAAGCGCATCGAGGTGGGCACCGGCGTCATCGACATGCGCTACGAGAACCCGCTGCACCTCGCCGAGGAACTGGGCGGCCTCGACCTGCTCTCCGACCAGCGCGTCGCGATCGGCATCAGCCGCGGCTCCCCAGAGCCGGCCCTGCGCGGCTGGGAGGCGTTCGGCTACACCGGCTCGACCGATCCCCGTGGCGCGGACATCGCCCGCGACAAGTTCGACCTGTTCCTGCGCGCGATCGACGGCGAGCGCCTCGCCGATGCGGACCCGCGCCAGTTCGGTCCGGGCCAGAAGCTCCGCATCGAGCCCCACGCTCCCGGGCTGCGCCAGCGCATCTGGTGGGGTGCCGGCACCCGCGACACCGCGGTGTGGGCCGCCCAGCAGGGCGTGAACCTGATGAGTTCCACGCTCGTCACCGAGGCGACCGGCCAGACCTTGGGCGACCTGCAGGCCGAGCAGATCGACCGCTACCGCGAGGCGTTCGCCGAGGCCGGCCACGACTGGACGCCCCGCGTCTCGGTCAGCCGCAGCATCTTCCCGATCGTCGACGAAGCCGACCAGATGTGGCTGCAGCTGCGCCGCGCGGAGGGCTCGGACCAGATCGGCGTCATCGACGGCTTCCGCTCGACGTTCGGCCGCTCCTACATCGACACCCCCGACCGGCTGGTCGAGCAGCTCAGGGAGGACGCCGCCGTCATGGCCGCCGACACCCTGATGCTGACGATCCCCAGCCAGCTCGGGCCCGAGGCGAACCTGCGCATCCTGGCCAACTTCGCCGAGCACGTTGCCCCCGCGCTGGGCTGGAAGCCCAACACCGAGGGCCCGGTCGCCGGCTACCCGCTGGCCTGA